From Leptospira sp. WS58.C1, one genomic window encodes:
- a CDS encoding class I SAM-dependent methyltransferase codes for MEGDNIVKVEPLQETSGSETGTLSFYEKLFFSALSGMQRGSLRILFPDGGQRYLGNPNSSDPPEFHHAILQVKDRKFFKKLVLYGDIGLAESYMDGDWDTDDIRAIICWFLLNLESTPSVSGSNKNFLHLTLMNLGNRLLHLFRKNSVRGSKKNITEHYDLGNDFYKKFLDPTMTYSCAYFSDPARSLQEAQIAKIENLCKKLKIKPSDHLLEIGTGWGAFSTYAAKNYGCKVTSYTISEEQYKFAKTKISEMGLEDKIEIRLEDYRKVQGSYDKIVTVEMLEAVGHEYFEDFFAMCNRVLKKDGLMAHQIITCPDSRYESFRKGVDFIQKHIFPGSLIPSIARINQAINKTGDMFLHEVEDIGRYYDRTLMSWQKGFEENLSAIANMGYNESFLRKWRYYFSYCAAAFYMRNISVVQVVYTRPNNLGLNTQ; via the coding sequence TTGGAAGGCGATAATATTGTAAAAGTAGAACCGTTACAGGAAACTTCAGGTTCCGAAACCGGAACTTTAAGTTTTTATGAAAAACTCTTTTTCTCCGCTTTGTCGGGAATGCAAAGAGGGTCTTTACGCATTCTTTTTCCGGACGGTGGACAAAGATATTTAGGAAATCCGAATTCTTCTGATCCTCCTGAGTTTCATCATGCGATCTTACAAGTGAAAGACAGAAAGTTTTTCAAAAAATTGGTATTGTACGGAGATATTGGTCTCGCAGAATCTTATATGGACGGTGATTGGGATACGGATGATATTCGTGCAATCATCTGTTGGTTTCTTTTAAATTTGGAAAGTACACCTTCTGTCAGCGGCTCTAATAAGAACTTTCTTCATCTTACCTTAATGAATTTGGGGAATCGACTCCTACATTTATTCCGAAAAAATTCCGTTCGAGGAAGTAAAAAGAATATTACGGAACATTACGATTTAGGGAACGATTTTTATAAGAAGTTCTTGGATCCTACAATGACTTATTCCTGCGCATATTTTTCCGATCCGGCAAGATCATTGCAGGAAGCACAGATTGCAAAGATAGAAAATTTATGTAAAAAACTAAAAATTAAACCCTCTGATCACCTTTTGGAGATTGGAACAGGTTGGGGGGCTTTCTCTACGTATGCCGCTAAAAACTACGGGTGCAAAGTAACTTCTTATACGATCTCGGAAGAACAATATAAATTTGCAAAAACAAAAATTTCCGAAATGGGTCTCGAAGATAAAATAGAAATCAGGCTCGAAGACTACAGGAAAGTGCAAGGATCTTATGACAAGATCGTAACTGTGGAAATGTTGGAAGCAGTGGGGCACGAATATTTCGAAGATTTCTTTGCCATGTGTAATCGGGTCCTGAAAAAAGACGGACTTATGGCTCACCAGATCATCACTTGCCCGGATTCAAGATATGAGTCTTTTAGAAAGGGCGTGGATTTTATCCAAAAACATATTTTCCCCGGTTCGCTCATACCTTCCATTGCAAGGATCAATCAGGCGATCAATAAAACTGGAGATATGTTCCTCCACGAAGTGGAAGATATAGGAAGATATTATGATCGTACTCTAATGTCATGGCAGAAGGGATTCGAAGAGAATCTTTCTGCGATCGCTAACATGGGTTATAACGAATCCTTTTTACGTAAATGGAGATATTATTTTTCGTATTGCGCCGCGGCATTCTATATGAGAAACATCAGCGTGGTGCAGGTAGTGTATACCAGGCCGAATAATCTCGGATTGAATACCCAGTGA
- a CDS encoding DUF1365 domain-containing protein translates to MELNSKIVEARVMHDRKTPKPNRFNYGIFTFQLDLDELDRVNDRLWMLGNNKFRVFSFKDKDHLNFGKEGLKENFLEYLRQEGVKEKVEKVTLITNLRVFGYVFNPVSFYFAEDKDGNPLCAVAEVGNTFGEMKLYFLGKGSFDQKGFKKKEGKFFYVSPFVSLDSEFEFYLNPPQGGKINLRIDAFEKGERVMVTTYTGKVLDLTDLNLIRMFLKYPFVTIRVIGLIHWQALLLYLKKLPFIRKNEGLDKQRGLHLGRR, encoded by the coding sequence ATGGAACTAAATTCCAAGATAGTCGAAGCCAGGGTTATGCACGATCGTAAGACCCCTAAACCGAATCGGTTTAATTATGGGATCTTTACGTTCCAATTGGACCTGGACGAACTTGATCGAGTAAACGATCGTTTATGGATGCTTGGAAATAATAAGTTTCGAGTATTTTCTTTTAAGGATAAGGACCATTTAAACTTCGGAAAAGAAGGGTTAAAAGAAAATTTTTTAGAGTACTTAAGACAAGAGGGAGTCAAAGAAAAGGTAGAAAAGGTAACGCTAATCACCAACCTAAGAGTATTCGGCTACGTCTTCAATCCGGTATCGTTTTATTTTGCCGAGGATAAGGACGGAAATCCACTCTGCGCCGTTGCTGAGGTTGGAAATACATTCGGAGAAATGAAGTTATACTTCCTTGGAAAAGGATCCTTTGATCAAAAAGGATTTAAAAAAAAAGAGGGGAAGTTCTTTTATGTGTCTCCGTTCGTCAGTTTGGACTCGGAGTTCGAATTTTATTTAAATCCGCCCCAAGGTGGAAAGATAAACTTAAGGATAGACGCTTTCGAAAAAGGAGAAAGGGTCATGGTGACAACTTATACCGGAAAGGTTTTGGATCTAACGGATCTAAATCTGATCCGAATGTTCCTAAAATATCCTTTCGTAACTATTAGGGTAATCGGACTCATTCACTGGCAGGCCTTACTTCTTTACCTAAAAAAACTACCTTTCATACGAAAGAACGAAGGGTTGGACAAACAAAGAGGTTTGCATCTTGGAAGGCGATAA
- a CDS encoding NAD(P)/FAD-dependent oxidoreductase yields the protein MKKNPPLKKKSKQIPKKKKEKLAIVGSGIAGMGCSYFLRDHYEITVFEKADYVGGHTNTVFVPEEQKKIPIDTGFIVFNHVTYPNLKRFFEELNVPTKKTSMSFSVQHVPDDLEFCGSGLGGLFAQRKNIFNFRFLRLLLNINRFNQESPRILQDPKYKEYSLHRYIREEGYHPDLLTYYLVPMSSAVWSTPEDLMLEFPAYSLVRFFLNHGFLGLNTQHQWYTVDGGSIEYVKRLITPNRDRFHTNSPVLGVEVTPAGKAKLTFKGKKSEVFDKVILACHADSSLNILKKPSTLQKELLSQFEYQENIATLHTDDAVMPNTRSAWSSWNYRMDLIQGQIRPHTIYWMNSLQGVSKKKDYFLSIGDPGLLDPKKVLKRIKYEHPLFHVGSLKAQERLSELNRKGPIYFCGSYFRYGFHEDAFWSAKELSETLLGRKVWN from the coding sequence TTGAAAAAGAATCCTCCCCTCAAAAAGAAATCTAAACAAATCCCCAAGAAGAAAAAGGAAAAGCTTGCCATTGTAGGTTCGGGTATTGCCGGAATGGGCTGTTCTTATTTTTTACGGGACCATTACGAAATTACGGTATTTGAAAAAGCCGACTATGTAGGAGGGCATACAAACACCGTATTCGTTCCGGAAGAACAAAAGAAGATCCCTATAGATACCGGATTTATAGTATTCAATCACGTTACCTATCCGAACTTAAAACGATTTTTCGAAGAGTTAAACGTTCCTACAAAAAAGACGAGTATGTCTTTCAGCGTCCAACATGTTCCTGATGATTTGGAATTTTGCGGTTCCGGATTAGGTGGCTTGTTCGCCCAAAGAAAGAATATATTCAATTTTCGATTTTTACGTTTGCTCTTAAATATCAATCGATTCAACCAGGAATCCCCTAGAATATTACAAGATCCTAAATATAAAGAGTATTCCTTACATAGATATATCCGAGAAGAAGGGTATCATCCTGATCTTTTGACATATTATCTTGTACCGATGAGTTCGGCGGTTTGGTCCACTCCGGAAGATTTGATGTTGGAATTTCCCGCCTATTCTTTAGTTCGCTTCTTCTTAAACCATGGATTTTTAGGGTTAAACACTCAACACCAATGGTACACTGTGGATGGAGGCTCGATTGAGTATGTAAAGAGGTTGATCACGCCAAATCGGGATCGATTTCATACTAACTCACCGGTCTTAGGCGTAGAAGTTACTCCGGCCGGAAAGGCCAAACTTACTTTCAAAGGAAAGAAGTCCGAAGTATTCGACAAGGTGATACTTGCCTGCCATGCAGACAGTTCCTTAAATATTTTAAAAAAGCCGTCAACTTTGCAGAAAGAATTATTATCTCAATTCGAATACCAGGAGAATATTGCAACCTTACATACGGATGATGCTGTGATGCCGAATACAAGGTCAGCCTGGTCTTCTTGGAATTATAGAATGGACCTGATCCAAGGACAGATACGTCCGCATACGATCTACTGGATGAACAGCTTACAAGGAGTTTCCAAAAAGAAGGATTACTTTCTTTCCATAGGAGACCCTGGGCTTCTGGATCCTAAAAAGGTCTTGAAAAGGATAAAATACGAACATCCTCTTTTTCACGTCGGATCCCTGAAAGCCCAAGAAAGATTATCCGAATTGAATCGTAAGGGACCGATCTATTTCTGCGGAAGTTATTTTAGATACGGATTCCATGAAGATGCCTTTTGGTCCGCGAAAGAATTATCGGAGACCCTGCTGGGAAGGAAGGTATGGAACTAA
- a CDS encoding YqaA family protein has protein sequence MELSKFLSELLQAYAGPGLSLVSFGAATLLPFSSEAALMGAIWSGFSPSEAVFWASIGNCAACAFNYSLGYWFGKKIEDRISRSKTYAGWAERMSRWGYWALGFSFLPFIGDPITVLSGFFRQKFWIFALVVFSLRILRYITLAYGFGL, from the coding sequence TTGGAATTATCAAAATTTTTGTCGGAACTCCTACAGGCATACGCAGGCCCTGGGCTAAGCCTTGTTTCTTTCGGCGCCGCTACCTTGTTACCATTCAGTTCCGAGGCAGCGCTTATGGGGGCGATCTGGTCCGGATTTTCTCCATCCGAAGCGGTATTTTGGGCCTCGATCGGGAACTGTGCCGCCTGCGCATTCAACTATTCTCTGGGCTATTGGTTCGGAAAAAAAATAGAAGATAGGATTTCCAGATCGAAAACGTATGCCGGCTGGGCCGAAAGAATGTCCAGATGGGGATACTGGGCCTTGGGCTTTTCTTTTCTTCCATTTATAGGAGACCCGATCACTGTACTTTCCGGATTCTTTCGCCAGAAGTTTTGGATCTTTGCATTGGTAGTGTTTTCGCTTCGTATCTTAAGATATATTACTCTTGCTTATGGGTTCGGCTTGTAA
- a CDS encoding HAMP domain-containing protein gives MDIFQFSYHSIGYISGTIFTVFLIVSLLKLTGKTIQAWVLVVYLFFVLFLNFGFLVRTSFFLPSLSKPACFLIALYTSFSNLVLLYFIYSFFGIDRTKESRLALLTIFAAGMFGFSFYVSKNINSEVSYNFSIQMFEFQKPESTAPMGSIHFLTFIWILVVILKQNIKVKNELTLGPDADSKLNKERTVQMSRNFGLAISVHALFSLTYTFYGLGYLSFSNFQLILTSATSLQLFLYTVLYLNYFPEPSSFMIKILGVSLATVLILFCVVSRISFVLIESHYDEARKTEIENLRENIKLGRGNILPKDVLYLISSSNPNNTSRSDLSRNNEGEYISKRMYRSLSLPESKPVYIIWYTFYSEGRIYEIGYPYESYSKMVHSIVSIIALILIFSSLFLVLALPYLIRKGLRDLQTDRKIS, from the coding sequence ATGGACATCTTCCAGTTTTCCTATCATTCTATCGGCTATATTTCCGGGACCATCTTTACCGTTTTTCTAATCGTTTCTTTACTGAAATTAACAGGTAAAACTATACAAGCCTGGGTTTTGGTAGTTTATCTATTTTTCGTACTATTTTTAAATTTCGGATTTTTAGTCCGAACTTCTTTTTTTCTGCCTTCCTTATCTAAACCGGCATGCTTCCTGATCGCTCTATATACATCCTTCTCAAACTTAGTACTTTTGTATTTTATATATTCCTTTTTCGGAATAGATCGTACAAAAGAATCTAGGCTCGCATTATTAACGATATTTGCAGCCGGGATGTTCGGGTTTTCGTTCTATGTATCGAAGAACATCAATTCGGAAGTTTCTTATAATTTCAGCATTCAAATGTTCGAATTTCAAAAACCGGAGTCTACAGCTCCGATGGGGTCCATCCATTTTTTGACATTTATTTGGATCTTAGTAGTGATCCTTAAGCAGAACATAAAGGTAAAAAATGAACTTACCCTTGGGCCCGATGCCGATTCGAAATTAAATAAGGAAAGAACCGTCCAAATGTCCCGCAATTTCGGGTTGGCGATCTCGGTTCACGCGTTGTTCTCCCTTACTTATACTTTTTACGGATTGGGCTATCTTTCTTTTTCCAATTTCCAACTGATATTGACTTCTGCCACAAGTTTACAACTCTTCTTGTATACGGTTCTGTATTTGAATTACTTTCCGGAACCTTCTTCTTTTATGATCAAGATACTGGGCGTCTCTCTGGCTACGGTATTGATCTTATTTTGTGTGGTTTCTCGGATCAGTTTTGTTCTGATCGAAAGTCATTATGACGAGGCGAGAAAAACGGAAATAGAGAACCTAAGAGAAAATATAAAATTAGGAAGAGGCAATATTCTGCCTAAGGATGTGTTATATTTAATTTCCAGTTCGAATCCTAATAACACATCTCGATCGGACCTTTCCCGAAACAACGAGGGGGAATATATCTCCAAAAGAATGTACAGATCATTATCACTTCCGGAAAGTAAACCCGTATACATTATCTGGTATACATTTTACTCGGAAGGAAGGATCTACGAAATAGGCTATCCGTACGAATCCTATAGCAAAATGGTCCATTCCATCGTTTCGATCATTGCCTTGATCTTAATTTTTTCTTCCCTCTTTTTGGTCCTCGCACTTCCTTATTTGATCCGTAAAGGACTTAGAGATCTGCAAACAGATCGAAAGATATCTTGA
- the pyrF gene encoding orotidine-5'-phosphate decarboxylase, whose amino-acid sequence MDFYSKFVKRREKLNSLLCVGIDPDIAKLPPSLEKFPDKLFVFSREIVDATAEYAVAYKPNIAFFEAFGSKGIEQFEKLISHIKTNYPEIPIVADAKRGDLDNTARQYAKFFFKELGVDSLTLSPYMGSDTIKPFIEDESKMVFLLCLTSNPDSAELQQKTFSETGRTLYREVAALSEKFPVKNVGLVVGATHPKELLEIRKAHPDRIFLIPGYGAQGASLEEVISVCGKNSLVNSSRSIIFSSSGPDFAEGARKAAASVTEQMRKLLV is encoded by the coding sequence ATGGATTTTTATTCCAAATTCGTAAAAAGAAGGGAGAAGTTAAACTCCCTTCTTTGCGTTGGAATCGATCCTGACATCGCTAAACTTCCGCCATCCTTAGAAAAATTTCCGGACAAACTTTTCGTATTCTCCAGAGAGATTGTAGACGCTACCGCAGAATACGCAGTCGCATATAAACCGAATATCGCTTTCTTCGAAGCGTTCGGTTCCAAAGGGATCGAACAATTCGAAAAACTGATCTCTCATATCAAAACGAATTATCCCGAGATCCCGATCGTTGCGGATGCAAAACGGGGAGACTTGGATAATACCGCAAGACAGTATGCGAAGTTCTTTTTTAAAGAGCTGGGAGTGGACTCACTGACTCTTTCTCCTTATATGGGATCGGATACGATCAAACCGTTTATCGAGGACGAGTCCAAGATGGTGTTCTTACTTTGTTTAACTTCCAACCCGGATTCTGCGGAACTCCAACAAAAAACATTCTCCGAAACAGGTAGGACGCTTTACAGAGAAGTGGCTGCATTGAGCGAAAAATTTCCTGTTAAGAATGTGGGGTTGGTAGTGGGAGCGACTCATCCCAAGGAATTATTAGAAATTCGTAAAGCCCATCCGGATCGTATCTTTTTGATCCCAGGTTACGGTGCACAGGGAGCTTCTTTAGAGGAAGTGATCTCCGTTTGCGGAAAAAATTCTTTGGTCAATTCTTCCAGAAGTATCATATTTTCTTCTTCCGGCCCTGATTTTGCGGAAGGGGCCCGAAAAGCGGCAGCTTCCGTCACGGAGCAGATGCGAAAGCTCCTGGTTTAA
- the speE gene encoding polyamine aminopropyltransferase, whose protein sequence is MELWLDETLELPNGRALKIRVKEFLHSRKTPFQKIDVFESQSFGRMFTLDGVVMMTEADEFAYHEMIAHVPMMSHPNPEKVLVIGGGDGGTVREILKHPSVKEVHLCEIDKGVVDVCYEYFPEIANAMKDPRVKHAYEDGAKYVQDYKEYFDVICVDSSDPVGPAEVLFKRPFYETMAASLKQGGICTTQAESFYYHGKVIKELFQFIPQVFDHCGYYFTVVPTYPSGIIGFTYCSKGPDPYKVEPDPKRVPKGLKYYSAEIHKAAFTLPPFAQEYIVRK, encoded by the coding sequence TTGGAACTTTGGCTGGACGAGACCCTCGAGTTACCCAACGGAAGGGCTCTCAAGATTAGAGTGAAGGAGTTCTTACATTCCCGTAAGACTCCTTTTCAAAAAATAGACGTATTCGAATCCCAAAGTTTCGGTCGTATGTTCACCTTGGACGGGGTGGTCATGATGACCGAAGCGGATGAGTTCGCGTATCATGAAATGATCGCTCACGTTCCTATGATGAGCCATCCGAATCCTGAAAAAGTTTTAGTGATCGGTGGTGGGGACGGAGGAACCGTTCGTGAGATCCTAAAACACCCTTCCGTAAAAGAAGTACATCTTTGCGAGATTGACAAGGGGGTCGTAGACGTTTGTTACGAGTATTTCCCTGAGATCGCAAATGCGATGAAAGACCCTCGAGTCAAACACGCATACGAAGACGGAGCAAAATACGTACAGGACTATAAGGAATATTTCGACGTGATCTGCGTGGATTCTTCCGATCCTGTCGGCCCTGCGGAAGTTCTATTTAAAAGACCTTTCTATGAGACGATGGCCGCTTCCTTGAAACAAGGAGGGATCTGTACCACTCAGGCGGAAAGTTTTTACTATCACGGAAAAGTAATTAAGGAATTATTTCAGTTCATTCCTCAGGTATTTGATCACTGTGGATATTACTTTACGGTGGTTCCTACGTATCCTTCCGGGATTATAGGTTTCACGTATTGCTCCAAAGGACCGGACCCTTATAAGGTAGAGCCGGATCCTAAAAGAGTTCCGAAAGGTTTAAAATATTACTCTGCCGAGATCCATAAGGCTGCGTTTACTCTTCCTCCATTCGCGCAAGAGTACATCGTAAGGAAATAA
- a CDS encoding S-adenosylmethionine decarboxylase: MSLKIQDQLKIVNRFSYLRNSIEIATTDKGEAFLYTKETISAGEVVAVWGGKAVHKNELAGLSGLSSPHRVHKDFYLVSPLHDDGIDSVHYIRQSADANCGFQGDITLVALRDIEAGQEITYHPAMKNPELAWARNEEAEIVRKRFNGSFPTYIQSKIESDPELKVYEPFKDGAWGLLTSIDLENCDAALIRDADAIKQYVIELCDLIEMKRFGETQVVYFGEDDRVAGYSMVQLIETSCISAHFANDTNTSYIDIFSCKGYDPKVAAEFTRKFFKGAAMRLTVTNRF, translated from the coding sequence ATGAGCCTAAAGATCCAAGACCAACTTAAAATTGTTAATCGTTTTTCTTATTTAAGAAACAGTATCGAAATCGCTACTACCGACAAGGGCGAAGCTTTCCTTTATACGAAGGAAACTATCTCTGCGGGAGAGGTTGTGGCAGTTTGGGGAGGAAAAGCAGTTCATAAGAATGAACTTGCAGGACTTTCCGGACTTTCTTCTCCGCATAGGGTTCATAAGGATTTCTATCTGGTTTCTCCATTGCATGATGACGGAATTGATTCCGTACATTATATTCGCCAGTCTGCGGATGCAAATTGCGGTTTTCAGGGAGATATCACCCTGGTTGCTCTTCGTGACATCGAAGCCGGCCAAGAGATTACGTATCATCCTGCGATGAAAAACCCTGAACTCGCATGGGCTCGCAACGAAGAGGCAGAAATTGTCCGTAAACGTTTCAACGGAAGTTTCCCTACTTATATCCAGTCCAAGATCGAATCGGATCCTGAATTGAAAGTGTATGAACCTTTCAAAGACGGAGCTTGGGGACTTCTAACTTCCATCGATCTGGAAAACTGTGATGCGGCTCTGATCCGTGACGCGGATGCAATCAAACAATATGTGATCGAACTCTGCGATCTGATCGAAATGAAACGTTTCGGCGAGACCCAAGTAGTTTACTTCGGAGAAGACGATCGTGTTGCCGGTTACTCTATGGTGCAGTTGATCGAGACTTCTTGTATCTCCGCTCACTTCGCAAACGATACCAATACTTCTTATATCGATATCTTCTCTTGTAAAGGATACGATCCTAAAGTTGCGGCTGAGTTTACTCGCAAATTTTTTAAAGGCGCCGCAATGCGTCTTACGGTAACAAACCGCTTCTAA
- the speD gene encoding adenosylmethionine decarboxylase, producing MNALGKHVIAEFYECDYETINNHELVEDIMLKAVDLSGATTVKSVFHRFSPFGVSGVVVVSESHFAIHTWPEYGYCAIDVFTCGDLIDNQAALEYLKERFGSKSISVVEMKRGLLKLGVDLPHKPVGK from the coding sequence ATGAACGCATTGGGAAAGCACGTAATTGCAGAATTTTATGAGTGTGATTACGAGACCATCAACAATCACGAATTGGTAGAAGATATCATGTTGAAGGCAGTCGACCTCTCCGGCGCCACCACAGTTAAATCTGTTTTTCATAGATTTAGTCCGTTTGGTGTGAGCGGTGTGGTTGTCGTGAGCGAGTCCCATTTTGCCATACATACCTGGCCAGAATACGGTTATTGCGCTATCGACGTCTTCACTTGCGGAGACTTGATCGATAATCAGGCAGCTTTGGAATATCTCAAGGAACGCTTCGGCTCAAAGAGCATCTCCGTAGTGGAAATGAAGCGCGGTTTGTTGAAACTTGGCGTAGACCTACCTCACAAGCCAGTTGGGAAATAA
- a CDS encoding DUF2505 family protein, which yields MKQYKVVQTFPVPLQDLLRAREDRYKYLDRFPELKNVELLEERKEGNKVYQKRKVKLAESLPKVLATLLSDPSLLEDSVFDLSTNTHEFTIAPPGNDSIVTIKGFSVYKEIGPGESERSYDVKVNSGVFLMGSVIETVIEEIHRHSLEKDKNSISEFLKKGD from the coding sequence ATGAAACAATATAAAGTAGTACAAACTTTCCCAGTTCCCCTCCAAGATCTACTCAGAGCGAGAGAAGATAGATACAAATATTTAGATAGATTCCCCGAATTAAAGAACGTGGAATTATTAGAGGAAAGAAAAGAGGGAAACAAAGTTTACCAAAAAAGAAAGGTAAAGTTAGCCGAATCCCTGCCAAAGGTGCTTGCTACACTTCTTTCCGATCCTTCTCTTTTGGAAGATTCCGTATTCGATCTTTCCACCAACACCCATGAATTTACGATCGCACCCCCAGGAAACGATTCCATCGTCACCATCAAGGGATTCTCCGTATACAAGGAGATTGGTCCGGGCGAATCCGAGAGAAGTTACGACGTAAAAGTAAACTCCGGAGTATTCTTAATGGGCTCCGTGATCGAAACTGTGATTGAAGAGATCCATAGACATTCGTTAGAGAAGGACAAGAACTCCATCTCCGAATTCCTGAAAAAGGGAGATTAA
- the alr gene encoding alanine racemase, producing MKDRTWIELSRAAISANLKNFRALLSPKTLLTAVIKSNAYGHGLLETAELAYQAGADLFGVNSLEEAKLLRAKYPEFKILIMGEIPGLAERSSEVSDPNFWIIVSRTEEVRILTNCKPSPQIHLKVDTGMARLGYSGTDLERTLSEIKSEGLKVDGIATHFASTEDVLEQKYSKEQMKSFSEAILLAEKFGFKNLVKHACASASTMLFPEAHYDLVRVGISLYGLWPSLQTRLSLHLSGKNNFNLTPVLSWKTRIVHIKTVPEDSYVGYGSTYQTSAPTRIAVVPVGYYEGLDRKLSNNGAMLVKGKRAKILGRICMNMTMLDITHIPLARIGDVVTILGKEGEEEISADDYANWTYTINYEVTTRISESVPKKITE from the coding sequence ATGAAAGACAGAACTTGGATAGAACTTTCCAGAGCGGCGATCTCAGCGAACCTGAAAAATTTTCGCGCCCTTCTCTCCCCCAAAACCTTACTAACTGCAGTCATCAAATCAAATGCGTACGGTCACGGACTTTTAGAAACTGCAGAGCTTGCCTACCAAGCCGGAGCGGATCTTTTCGGTGTAAACTCTTTGGAAGAAGCAAAACTTCTACGCGCAAAATATCCCGAGTTTAAGATCCTGATCATGGGAGAAATCCCGGGACTTGCAGAAAGAAGTTCCGAAGTTTCGGACCCGAATTTTTGGATCATCGTATCTCGAACCGAAGAAGTAAGAATTTTAACAAATTGTAAACCTTCTCCTCAGATCCATCTCAAGGTGGATACCGGAATGGCTCGCTTGGGTTATTCAGGTACGGATTTGGAGAGAACACTTTCAGAGATCAAATCGGAAGGGCTGAAGGTAGATGGGATCGCGACCCATTTCGCAAGCACGGAAGATGTATTAGAGCAGAAATACTCCAAAGAGCAGATGAAATCTTTTTCGGAAGCGATCCTTCTCGCGGAAAAATTCGGATTCAAAAATTTAGTCAAACATGCATGCGCTTCCGCGTCTACAATGTTGTTTCCGGAAGCACATTACGATCTGGTACGTGTAGGGATCTCCCTCTACGGACTCTGGCCTAGTTTACAGACTAGACTTTCTTTGCATCTAAGCGGCAAAAATAATTTTAATCTTACTCCCGTTCTTTCTTGGAAAACCAGGATCGTTCATATCAAAACCGTTCCGGAAGATAGTTATGTGGGTTACGGATCCACATACCAAACAAGCGCCCCTACGAGGATTGCAGTCGTGCCGGTCGGTTATTACGAAGGATTGGATCGAAAACTTTCCAATAATGGAGCCATGCTCGTAAAAGGGAAACGAGCGAAGATCCTTGGAAGGATCTGTATGAACATGACCATGTTGGACATCACACATATCCCCCTGGCCCGGATTGGGGACGTGGTTACGATTTTAGGCAAAGAAGGGGAAGAAGAAATCTCCGCCGACGATTATGCAAACTGGACTTATACGATCAATTACGAAGTTACCACTCGGATCAGCGAGTCGGTCCCTAAAAAAATAACAGAGTAA